Within the Natranaeroarchaeum sulfidigenes genome, the region TATCGTCACCGAAGTAACGGGAAAGAATAACCTGTCTCGTCGCTCAGGTACGAACCATTGGGGTTGTTTAGCGATGTGACTCTCGGAGTCCAGTGTCGTCTCAACGCTATCTCAGAGGGGGATTAACCGTCTCGGTATGAGCTTGACCCTCGTAGCTATTGGTACTATTGCAATAATCATACAACTGTCTGTGCTTTCAGCTCCTGCCCATGCCACATAATAGAGAATTGTGAATTCCAAAGACTAATACTTATATTGACGTTTTACTACCGGTGATCCTTCCGTGTTAGCGCGCGTCAGCTTGCCGATCATTGCGCCGAATCACGAGTCCTCCGGAGCTCGATCGATGGTATCAAACTCACCGTAACGGGAAGAGAAGACATATGTACATATGTAAAATAGTGGCTCGGCGAACGGACCACCGGGCGCGGCCTGTGTTTACACGCATATGTTTGTAAAGTCCCTGTCTTTGCGGCCAGCAGATCTGTCGCGTTGTCTCCCGTCTTTGTCAGTTCGATGGACGGCCGCACGTGTGAAATAGTAGGATCTGGAGTGTGGTCGAAACCTTGCCCCGGACTGTTGGTGCGGTAGGCACCAATACGTTGGGATAACAGGCGAATGATTCGGACGGTAGTTGAGTGGTACACCCTGTCCCTGGTCCAAACCACTATCGATAATTATTATATATGAGTTCCTAGATTTTGAGATCATTCCTAATCTGATCAAAAAAGACAAGACATGGCTCCGAGTAAACTGTCCAAAAAAATATGTGTTGGCCGTTATTAGACATCTATAGTAAAATACCGATTTGCTTATTGCTCCTGCCAACAACTGTATTTAAACGCTCAAAAACTCCGTCAAGCCACGATTCAGTATGACAATAGTATTATTCTTATGCACCAATGTATTGGCGGAATCCTCGCCTTAGAGGAGAAAAATAATTATATAGTATGAATAAGTACGTATACATGCAATGTCAGACCATAGTACGCCAGTCGATAGACCAGTTACATCGAAAAAACGCAGAAGGATTCTCCAAGCTGCTGGACTTGTGGGCGTTTCCAGCCTTGCTGGATGCTTCGGAAACGGTGACGACGAATCCACTGAGGGAGAGGAGCTCCCGGACCCGTCGGAGACCGAGTTCGTCGACACGGCGTTCGTGACACCCGTTGTCGTCCCGCCGGAGAACATGCAGTTCAACCCGTACAACGACAGTAACTACCCATGGCGCCCGGGCCTGGTGCTGTTCGACGACTTCGTCTACCAGGAAAAACTCGACAACACGTTCCAGCCGGGCGTCGTCACGGACTGGACTGTCACCCAGAACGACGCCACGCTGGAGATTCGCGAGGGAATGGCCTGGCACGACGGCACCGACATCACAGCCGAGGACGTGGTCCGCAAGCTCAAACTGGAACTGTACGACGGCAGTAATCTCGGGAACTTCGTCGACCTGGAGACGATCGCAGCCGTGGACGATCACACGGTCGAAATGGAGTTTGAGCAACCGCTCGGCGAGGAGATGTTCCTCAACTTCCTGATGGAGATTACCCTGGATACACCCGCCGAGTACTACCAGGACTTCCTGGAGGACTTTGAGGACGGCGGCGAGGGGGAGAACGCCGATGGTGAAACACTCGGCGAATTCACGATCGAAGATCCGATCGGAAGCGGGCCGTTCGCCTTCGAACAGACAGTCGAACAGGAGCTCCACCTCGAACGGTTCGAGGACCATCCCGATGCCGACAACATCAATTTCTCCGGCTACCACTTCCGGTTCCTCGATACGAACGAGGGACGCTGGCAAGAAATTGAGGCGGGCGAGATCCACGGCCTCCATACGGTGTTTACGCCGCCCCATATCGTGGAGGGATTCCCGGGCCACGTCCGTGAATACCTGCTCGATGCGAACTTCGGCATGGGGATCCTGTTCGACCACGATCATAAACACTTCGGCCAGCAGGAGGTTCGGCAGGCGATTGCTCACGTCATCGACCGAGAGACGGTGGCGTCGAACGCCGGCCCCAACACGGAAGCGCCGGTAACAACGCCATCGGGGATTCTGGGTAATCACGACGGGACGGCCGACGAGTGGCTCGGTGATCACGCTGATGAGTTCAACCAGTACGAAGTGGACACCGACCGTGCAGCGGAACTGCTCGAAAGTGCCGGGTTCGAGCAAGAGGATGGCACGTGGGTCGATGAGGACGGAGACGTCCTCGAGTTCCCCGTGAAAGCGCCGTCCGGCTACAGCGACTGGGTCGACGCGATTCAGACGTTCAACGACGCTCTCAACGACTTCGGGATCGAGGCGGAGTTCATCTCCCGGGACGAAGCCGCGTACTGGGGGCAGGATATCTACGGGGACGAGGGCTTCGACGTCGCACTCCACGAGTGGGCAAACGTGCAGCGCCACCCATACTTCAGTCTCGAATGGCTACTGGATAGCTGGGATACCGAGAACGTGCGGAACTACGATGCCAGCGAGATCGAACTGCCGCCTGTCGGCGAGGACAGCGGGTCTGAAACGTTCGTCCCGGAAGAAGATCTACAGAACCTCGCCGTAGCGGAGGATCAGGAAGCAGAACGCGAGTACGTCCAGCGGCTGGCCTGGGTTGTCAACCAGGACCTCGTGATGTTACCGGTCATGGAAAAGCAGGACCAGTCGTTCATCTCGACGGATGAGTTCATGGCTGCCTCGACGGATGATCCGGACGCACACGTGGACTTCCCGACGACGTACCTCGTTCGGCAAGGAAAACTCGTTGCCAGAGAAGAATGAAAATCCAGCCTACTCCAAGTAACGTATGAAACGATATCTCGTGGAACGCACCGGTCAACTGGTCATCACCATCTTTGCAGTGATGTCTCTGACGTTCTTCTTGATTCGGGGACTCCCGGGTGGACCTGCGGATGCGATACGGGCCGATCTCATTCAGAACAACCCGGAGATGAGTACCGATCAGATCAACAGACGAGTCGAGGCACAACTGAACGTTATGCCCGACGAGCCGCTCCACGAGCAGTACATCTCGTATGTTGCTGCATTGCTCCGTGGAGACATGGGGCAGTCGATTTCACAGGGAACACCGGTTACTGAAATAATTGCGAACGCCGCTCCCTGGACGATCTTCATGATCGGGACCGCAGTCCTGATCGCGTTCGTAATCGGGATCTCGGCCGGTGCCATCATGGCCTATCGCGAAGGGACGAGGTTCGACACCAACTCGACCGTCCTTGCGATCCTGATGAACTCCATCCCGGACTACATCTACGGGCTGATCTTCCTCTGGGGGCTCTCCTACCAACTGAGCATCTTCCCGACCGGTGGGCGGTTCTCTAGTGCGACCGAGCCGACGGTCAGTCCGTTGGCGCCGGTGGAAACGCTGACGTTCTTCGGTGATGCACTCTACCACGCGGCGTTGCCGATAACCGCGATCGTATTCGTCGCCTGGGGCGGCTGGGCTCTCGGGATGCGTGGGAACAGTATTCAGGTTCTCGGTGAAGACTATCTCCGGGTCGCTCGCCTCCGTGGGCTCCCACGGCGACGGATCGCGTTACGATACGTCGGCCGAAACGCCATCCTCCCGATGTACACGTCGATGCTGATCACGATCGGGTTTCTGCTCGGCGGCTCGATCATCATCGAGCAGGTGTTCTCGTATCCGGGAATGGGCTACTACATGATCGAAGCATTGGAGCTACGCGATTACCCGTTGATGATGGGCGTGTTCCTGATCATTACGATAACCGTCGCGCTCGGCGTGTACGTGGCGGACCTCACGTATGGATTGATCGATCCGCGTGCAAGTGTAGGTGATTCAGAGTGAGCAATCGGACTGACTCAGTCGACCTATTGGAGAGCACCGAGGCGATCGAAACGGTCGCCGACGAAACGTTGGACAGGCGCGAACGGTGGGTACTCACCATTGAACGGGGAGTTCTGGCCCCTGCTCGGATCGTCTGGGCAGATCTCCGGGCTCGCGTTGGCATCCTGATCATCTCCCTGTTCGTCGCGATGGGTGTGATCGGCCCGCGTATCGTCGACCAACCACGAACCAATCAGGGAGAGCGTCTCGAACCAGCGTTTCAGAGTCTCGCACATCCGCTGGGAACTGACGCAGTGGGGCGTGATATCCTTGGACAGATCGTCCACGCCACACCTAACATGTTGTTGATGATCCTCTCAGGTGGACTGTTCGTCACGGTGATGGCGACCGTAATCGGGACGGTCTCGGGCTATCTTGGCGGAAGCACGGATCGAGCCATTATGGCGGTTACCGACATCGCGATGACGATACCGGGACTACCTCTAGTCGTCATTCTGGCAGCGGTGCTGACACCGACAAACCCGATCGTCATCGGTGTGATCCTGACGATCAATGCGTGGGCGGGACTGGCACGAGCCATTCGGTCACAGGTGCTGACGATCCGTAGAACCTCGTACGTCGAGGCATCGAAAGCGATGGGGATGTCGACGGCGTCGATCACTCGACGTGACATCCTGCCAAACATCATGCCGTACGTGCTGATCAACTTCGTCACGGCGGCCCGGAACGTCATCTTCGCCTCCGTTGGTCTGTACTTCATCGGTGTGCTCCCATACGACGATGTCGTCAACTGGGGCGTGATGATCGATCTGGCCTATCAGGGCGGCGGGCTACAGTCGATGGCGGCAGCACACTGGCTGTTCGCCCCGCTGATCACGATTACCCTGCTTTCGTTCGGGTTGATCATGTTCTCACAGGGGACCGATCGGATGTTCAATCCTCGCGTCCGTGCACGCCACTCAACGACAACCGCTGACGAAGATGGTGCGCCGTCCGCACCCGCAGGTGATCACAAATGAGCTCACAGGAAGAACTCGATCCGACGACTGGTGGTGCAGACCCGATTCTGGAGATCCGCAATCTGAACGTAACGTTCGAGATGGACCGCGGGACATCGCGGGTCATCGACGATATCGACCTCGATATCCGTCGCGGTGAGATCATCGGGATCGTCGGTGAATCCGGGTCCGGGAAGTCCATGCTTGCCTCGTCGATGCTCGATGCGGTCGTCGAGCCCGGCGTCACGACCGGCGAAGTGACCTATCGTACGACGGACGGTGATGAAGTCGACGTGCTCGACCTCTCCGAGGAGGAGCTCCGGGAGTTCCGCTGGGAACAGATCTCGATGGTGTTCCAGGGAGCCCTCTCCTCGTTCAATCCCACGATGGCGATGCGCGAGCACTTCGAGGAGACCCTCGAAGCGCACGGGTACGCCGTCGACTCGGGGATGGAGCGTGCGGCCGACGTGCTGAGCGATCTGTATCTCGATCCGGACAGAGTGCTGGACTCGTATCCACACGAGCTGTCCGGCGGGATGAAACAGCGGGCACTGATCGCGCTGGCGCTCGTGCTGGAGCCGGAGGTACTCGTGATGGACGAGCCCACGGCGGCGCTGGATCTGCTCATGCAACGCTCGATCGTGAGCCTGCTATCGGAGATCCGTGACAAGTACGATCTGACGATGGTGTTTATCACCCACGATCTGCCGCTGGTCACGAAGCTCGCGGACCGGATCGGCGTCCTGTACGCCTTCGAGCTCGTGGAGCTCGCGGATACGGAATCGATCCTCCGGGACCCAGCACATCCGTACACGCGAGCGCTGTTGAACGCCACGCCGAACCTCGATGCGCCGCTCGAAGAGATGCGGCCGATCGAGGGCTCCGCACCCGATCCGGTGAACGTCCCGGCGGGCTGTTCCTACCACGAGCGGTGCCCGCTGGCCACTTCCAAGTGTGAACGCGATCCACCGTCGTTCGAGCGGATTAACGAGACTCAGGAGGTCGCCTGCCACCACTGGGAAGACGTCGACGAGATCCCGCTGACCACGGAGGTCGACCAATGAGCTCGGATGAGACGGTAGTCTCGCTGTCCGGCGTGGACGTCCACTTCGAGTCCGAAAGCGGCAGCCTCAACCCATTCACAGATTCACAGACGGTCCGGGCCGTCGACGACGTCGATCTCGAAATCGCCGAAAACGACGTCATCGCCATCGTCGGGGAATCCGGCAGCGGCAAGACGACGCTCGGGAAGGCCGCCGTCGGGCTCCAGAAACCGACGAACGGAACGATCAGCTACCGGGGACAGGACATCTGGCAGGCGAAGAAACGGTTCTCGAATCCGGACATTCCGTTTTCCGAGATCCGTCGGTCGCTCCAGATCATCCATCAGGATCCGGAGTCGTCGTTGAACCCCCACAAATCGGTTCGATCGTCGCTCGAACAGCCCCTGAAGAAGTGGCAAACGCATCTCGGACCGGAAGACAGGGAAGCCCGGATTCTGGCCATGCTCGAAAAGGTCGGCATGTCGCCCGCACACGATTATGCGGAGCGATACCCACACCAGCTGTCGGGCGGCGAAACCCAGCGCGTCGCTCTCATCCGGGCCCTGCTGATGAACCCCGATCTCATCCTGGCCGACGAGGCAGTGTCGGCGCTCGACGTGTCCTTGCGTGTAGAGATGATGGATCTCATGCTGGATCTGCAGGACTCGTTCGATACGTCGTACCTGTTCATCAGCCACGACCTCTCGAACGCGCGCTACGTGGCCGAGCACGCGGACGGGTATCTCGGCGTAATGTATCTCGGCGAACTCGTCGAGTTCGGACCCGCGGAGGAGGTACTGCAGAACCCACAGCATCCCTACACCAAGGTGTTGCGGTGGGCGACGCCGTCTCTCGAGATCACGGATGCGACGGAGCCACCGGTTCGGACGATCGACATCCCGGATCCCGTAGATCCTCCCTCTGGCTGCCGGTTTCACACGCGCTGTCCGCACGCGACCGCACACTGCCGTGACTCCACACCGGAGAGCCGTTCGACCGACGTTCCGGATCATCGCACTGCGTGCTATCGCGTCGACGACCACAGCGAGTACTGGAATGCGGAACCGCTGGAGGGTGCCAGCCTTGACCGATAATCACGGCGCTTCGGATGTCGGACGGATGCCGGATACAATCCGTGGCCCCCGAGGCGACGTACAGCCTTCCGAACACTACATACGGTAAAACACAATGAATACCAATACCCAGACCAGACAGAATCGAACCAGTATCGATATCGAGGAAGAGCTCGATCAGCTCAGCCTCCGAGAAAAGGCCGGACAGCTTGCGGGAACGTACGTCGGAACGATGAGTGAAACGCGAACCGTAGAGGACGTCGCCGAGCTGGTGAGAGAGTACGGACTCGGATTCGCAACACCATTTGGCTACGGAGCCTCGCCGATCAGAGACCCGATCGAGGCAGCCGAAACCGTAAATAGGCTTCAGCGGATCGCTGTAGAGGAGACCTCCCACGGGATTCCGCTTGCTATACCGGTCGACGCGATTCACGGAAACGCCTATCTCCAGCAGGCGACGATCCTCCCCCACAATGCCGGGTTGGCCGCGACACGAAATGTAGAACTTGCCAGTGAGGTTGGAGAGCTGACAGCAACTGAAGTAGCAGCGACTGGTGGAAAAGTCACGTACGGGCCGACCTGTGATGTCGCACTGGATCCACGCTGGGGCCGAACGTTCGAGAGTTTCGGCGAGTCGGCATATCTGTGTGGTGAGTTTGCCGCGGCAAAAGCTCGTGGCGTGTCCACAGCAAGTGAACCGGTCGCGGCCATGGCAAAACACTTCCCGGCATACGGCGACCCCAGTCGGGGAGAGGACGCAGCGCCGGTCGATAGGTCAGTGTCTTCGATCCGGCGGGACTTCCTTCGGGCGTTCGAGCCCGTGCTCGACGCCGAGATCGATGCGGTGATGCCGAGTTACAACTCGATCAACGGTGTCCCCTCCCACGCATCCTCGCATTTCCTCCGTGACGTCCTTCGCGATGAGCTTGATTTCGACGGTTACGTGGCCTCAGACTGGAACGGAGTGAACATGCTGCACGAGCATCATGGCGTTTCCAGTGATCTTCGCGGATCGATCAGACAGTCGATCGAAGCAGGCGTCGACGTCCATTCGCTCGGCGAAGACGACCATGTTGAACAGGTCGTCGAACTCGTCGAATCGGGCGAACTCGACGAATCGCTTGTCGACGAGGCCGTCCGCCGGATCCTTACCCTCAAGGACGATCTTGGCCTCTTCGAGGACCCGTACGTCGATGTCGATCAGGTTGCGACCACGCTCGGATGCGAAGAACATCAGGAGATCAGCCTCGAAGCCGCCCGACAGTCGATGACGCTACTGCGAAACGAAGACGAGGTACTACCCTTCTCGCTGGATCTCGACGAGGTGCTGGTAACCGGTCCGAACGCCGACGAGCTTGCACATCAGGTCGGTGGGTGGAGTCTCAAGCCAGATGAGGGACTGGAGGGAGAGACAGTGCTTGACGGCGTCGAATCCATCGTCTCCGATGACACGACGGTCACGTACGAGCGCGGCACCGGGATTCGAGCGGAAGATGACATCGAGGCGGCCGCGGCCGCTGCGTCCGACGCCGACGCCGCGGTCGTCGTCCTCGGAGAGAACTGGTATCTGCACGAGTTTGGGCCACAGGACGTGACTGGCCCCACCGATGCGTTTCCCAAACGGAGTACGCTCTCGTTACCGTCCGCTCAGCGGGAGCTACTCGAAACAGTCGTCGAGACGGGAACGCCAGTTGCCCTCGTGATTATCGCCGGTCGCCCGCTTTCGATCCCGTGGGCGGCAGAAAACGTTCCAGCGATCATTCAGGCGTACTACCCCGGTAGTGCGGGTGGCCGTGCAGTGGCGGAGACGGTCTTCGGGGAGGTCAACCCGAGCGGTTCGTTGCCTGTTTCGGTTCCCCGATCAACCGGCCATCTTCCAGTGCGGCATAACTACCTTCCCGGTCCAACACCAATCGGAGCTGACGAACACGAGTCGTCTTACGACCCGCTGTGGCCGTTCGGACACGGTCTCTCGTACACCGAGTTCGAGTACCGCTCGCTTGAGACTGACAGCCCGACCGTCAGCAACGATAGCACCATTACGGTCAACGTTACGATCGCCAACACCGGTGATAGGGCTGGCGCGACGGCAGTCCACGTCTTCGCTAGCCGCCCCGTGAGTTCGGTCGTCACCCCAGCCAAACAACTGGTCGGGTTCGATCGTGTCGAACTGGAATCCGGCGAAGAGCGAACGACCTCGCTTGAAGTAGATGCAGAACAGTTCTCGGTGGTCAGACCGGATGGGACGTCAGTGCTCGAACCGGGTCGTGTCGAACTGACGTGCGGTGAGATGGCCCGTACTCTCGAAATCGAATAGCGGTTTGTACGGGCGTTTTCGTGTTTTTCGTGGAGCGATCCGGACGGAGCCCATCGTTCTCAACCGGTATATTCGATGTTGAGGACATCGACCCGCCGCGCGTTGATATCCTCATAGACCGCAGCCCAACCACCGACACTAACCATCTCGTCACCGGTATCGAGGACCATTGTTGCATAGGTCGCCAGTTCGGTGAGTGACGGCTGGGGGTCGTGGAGCCGTTGCTGTGGATACGTCATTGACTCCACCCGTCCAG harbors:
- a CDS encoding glycoside hydrolase family 3 N-terminal domain-containing protein codes for the protein MNTNTQTRQNRTSIDIEEELDQLSLREKAGQLAGTYVGTMSETRTVEDVAELVREYGLGFATPFGYGASPIRDPIEAAETVNRLQRIAVEETSHGIPLAIPVDAIHGNAYLQQATILPHNAGLAATRNVELASEVGELTATEVAATGGKVTYGPTCDVALDPRWGRTFESFGESAYLCGEFAAAKARGVSTASEPVAAMAKHFPAYGDPSRGEDAAPVDRSVSSIRRDFLRAFEPVLDAEIDAVMPSYNSINGVPSHASSHFLRDVLRDELDFDGYVASDWNGVNMLHEHHGVSSDLRGSIRQSIEAGVDVHSLGEDDHVEQVVELVESGELDESLVDEAVRRILTLKDDLGLFEDPYVDVDQVATTLGCEEHQEISLEAARQSMTLLRNEDEVLPFSLDLDEVLVTGPNADELAHQVGGWSLKPDEGLEGETVLDGVESIVSDDTTVTYERGTGIRAEDDIEAAAAAASDADAAVVVLGENWYLHEFGPQDVTGPTDAFPKRSTLSLPSAQRELLETVVETGTPVALVIIAGRPLSIPWAAENVPAIIQAYYPGSAGGRAVAETVFGEVNPSGSLPVSVPRSTGHLPVRHNYLPGPTPIGADEHESSYDPLWPFGHGLSYTEFEYRSLETDSPTVSNDSTITVNVTIANTGDRAGATAVHVFASRPVSSVVTPAKQLVGFDRVELESGEERTTSLEVDAEQFSVVRPDGTSVLEPGRVELTCGEMARTLEIE
- a CDS encoding ABC transporter ATP-binding protein, whose amino-acid sequence is MSSQEELDPTTGGADPILEIRNLNVTFEMDRGTSRVIDDIDLDIRRGEIIGIVGESGSGKSMLASSMLDAVVEPGVTTGEVTYRTTDGDEVDVLDLSEEELREFRWEQISMVFQGALSSFNPTMAMREHFEETLEAHGYAVDSGMERAADVLSDLYLDPDRVLDSYPHELSGGMKQRALIALALVLEPEVLVMDEPTAALDLLMQRSIVSLLSEIRDKYDLTMVFITHDLPLVTKLADRIGVLYAFELVELADTESILRDPAHPYTRALLNATPNLDAPLEEMRPIEGSAPDPVNVPAGCSYHERCPLATSKCERDPPSFERINETQEVACHHWEDVDEIPLTTEVDQ
- a CDS encoding ABC transporter permease, with protein sequence MKRYLVERTGQLVITIFAVMSLTFFLIRGLPGGPADAIRADLIQNNPEMSTDQINRRVEAQLNVMPDEPLHEQYISYVAALLRGDMGQSISQGTPVTEIIANAAPWTIFMIGTAVLIAFVIGISAGAIMAYREGTRFDTNSTVLAILMNSIPDYIYGLIFLWGLSYQLSIFPTGGRFSSATEPTVSPLAPVETLTFFGDALYHAALPITAIVFVAWGGWALGMRGNSIQVLGEDYLRVARLRGLPRRRIALRYVGRNAILPMYTSMLITIGFLLGGSIIIEQVFSYPGMGYYMIEALELRDYPLMMGVFLIITITVALGVYVADLTYGLIDPRASVGDSE
- a CDS encoding oligopeptide/dipeptide ABC transporter ATP-binding protein, giving the protein MSSDETVVSLSGVDVHFESESGSLNPFTDSQTVRAVDDVDLEIAENDVIAIVGESGSGKTTLGKAAVGLQKPTNGTISYRGQDIWQAKKRFSNPDIPFSEIRRSLQIIHQDPESSLNPHKSVRSSLEQPLKKWQTHLGPEDREARILAMLEKVGMSPAHDYAERYPHQLSGGETQRVALIRALLMNPDLILADEAVSALDVSLRVEMMDLMLDLQDSFDTSYLFISHDLSNARYVAEHADGYLGVMYLGELVEFGPAEEVLQNPQHPYTKVLRWATPSLEITDATEPPVRTIDIPDPVDPPSGCRFHTRCPHATAHCRDSTPESRSTDVPDHRTACYRVDDHSEYWNAEPLEGASLDR
- a CDS encoding ABC transporter permease, translating into MSNRTDSVDLLESTEAIETVADETLDRRERWVLTIERGVLAPARIVWADLRARVGILIISLFVAMGVIGPRIVDQPRTNQGERLEPAFQSLAHPLGTDAVGRDILGQIVHATPNMLLMILSGGLFVTVMATVIGTVSGYLGGSTDRAIMAVTDIAMTIPGLPLVVILAAVLTPTNPIVIGVILTINAWAGLARAIRSQVLTIRRTSYVEASKAMGMSTASITRRDILPNIMPYVLINFVTAARNVIFASVGLYFIGVLPYDDVVNWGVMIDLAYQGGGLQSMAAAHWLFAPLITITLLSFGLIMFSQGTDRMFNPRVRARHSTTTADEDGAPSAPAGDHK
- a CDS encoding ABC transporter substrate-binding protein, whose protein sequence is MGVSSLAGCFGNGDDESTEGEELPDPSETEFVDTAFVTPVVVPPENMQFNPYNDSNYPWRPGLVLFDDFVYQEKLDNTFQPGVVTDWTVTQNDATLEIREGMAWHDGTDITAEDVVRKLKLELYDGSNLGNFVDLETIAAVDDHTVEMEFEQPLGEEMFLNFLMEITLDTPAEYYQDFLEDFEDGGEGENADGETLGEFTIEDPIGSGPFAFEQTVEQELHLERFEDHPDADNINFSGYHFRFLDTNEGRWQEIEAGEIHGLHTVFTPPHIVEGFPGHVREYLLDANFGMGILFDHDHKHFGQQEVRQAIAHVIDRETVASNAGPNTEAPVTTPSGILGNHDGTADEWLGDHADEFNQYEVDTDRAAELLESAGFEQEDGTWVDEDGDVLEFPVKAPSGYSDWVDAIQTFNDALNDFGIEAEFISRDEAAYWGQDIYGDEGFDVALHEWANVQRHPYFSLEWLLDSWDTENVRNYDASEIELPPVGEDSGSETFVPEEDLQNLAVAEDQEAEREYVQRLAWVVNQDLVMLPVMEKQDQSFISTDEFMAASTDDPDAHVDFPTTYLVRQGKLVAREE